The genomic DNA tggctgcagcccctTTTGTAACCATGTCAGCCAAACCCTTGTGTTTCCCCCATGGGGTCTACGTGCAGTTAGAGGTGCATGACTGCTGGTCCTGCTTGGAAAAATATGTGGATGCTGCTGGTTTGGAAGAACAGCCTTTCTTTTGTGTGGCTCTGCTTGGCCTGGGGAGATTGTGGTGGTGAAATGgtatttctctttctcaaaaTAGGGCCCAGGCCCAAATCTGAAGCTTCTCCTAAACCAGGAGCTGGAGTTCCTGATGCCTCGGATAACTTTGTGCTGCCCGAGTTACCATCAGTGCCAGACACGCTGCCAACAGCCTCTGCTGGTGCCAACTCCTCTGCCTCTGAAGACATTGACTTTGATGATCTTTCTCGGAGATTTGAGGagctaaagaagaaaacataaagCTGCCTGGGCTGTAACTCTGGtgtgaggggcaggagctgtggcagctgcttctctctggAACAGACTCTCCTTCAAACTGGTTTCCTCTATTAACCTCAAATGAACAGGCTCTCCTTTTTGAGCTCTCTTCTGCTGTACTTTAACCAAATGCTGCCGCTTTCCCCATCTTGGTTGCTCCAGGTAGTGAACTGTGGGGAATCTTgtgaggctggagcagggagccGCCCCTCTCAGTCTGGGTGGTTGGAAAGCTGTGCCTGATGCTCTGATGCTGTTCCTGGTTGCTTCCCATGAAGAAGGGAGGCGAAGGCTGGACAGGACAgggctttcttctctctcctggaGGTATCAGGGCAGCATCCCCCGCAAGCTCTGCTTGAGGACCTGTTGGTTGGCTGGTTGGATGGTGTCCCTTGGTGAAGACTTAAAATGAattggggtggggggcaggTTGATGGGGGGATGTGGTGTGCCCCCCAGGCGCTGCAGCACGGCTGCCATGGCTGCCAGCTTCTGGCCCCAGCTGCATCTGGCTGCAGTTTGCCATGGAAGCTGGTGTGCTCTGGCTCCCACTGGACTTGGTGGTCCTGTGGCTGTGTTCTTGGGGGTCTGTTCCTGTTCATGGGGCAGCTCTTCTGTTCCCCCTGAAGGTGCTGGGAGCACTGTGGGGGGTGCTGGGCCATGTCACTGGGCACTGAAGGTGTACAGAGAGCTGAAATGGGGGGGAGTCCAAGGGTCCGTGGGGCAGTGACTTCACTGACCCcagggtgaggggagaggggTCTCTGCCGCTGTGCTCTGCccggggcagctgctgctcctgccggCAGGGCTGCTGCGGGCACCGTGTACTTGTGTAACCTGGCTGTAGATAACACTTTGACACAACTTTTCTTTGGGGTTTTCGGTTCATTTGTACCTCGTGGGTCAGTTCCTAATAAAGCCTGGGTTGTGAGCAGCCGTGTCCAGAGCTGGGGGGCCGTTACCGGGGGAGCAggcagcgcggggccgggccgcgtGCGTGTCCCCTCCGGGCCGCGTGTCCCCccggctcccgccgccccggggtCTCTGCCCGcagcggggggcggggcctcgcGCTGGCCGCGCCCATCGCGGGGGCGGGGTCAGGGCGGTCTCATCCCGGGCTCCGCCCATGAGGCTCGTCCCGCCCTCCGGCCGCCCCGCTCGGGTCCTGCTGCGCTCCTATTGGCTGGAAGGGCCCTGGCTCCGCCAATCATATGGGCGGGCTCCCGGAAAGGCCCCGGCACGTGGCTGGGGAGATGGCGGGCTGGCTGCGCGTGAGCTGGGGGatggcggcgggagcggggcggggggcggtgccggggcgggagcggggcgggtgttggtgccggtgccggtgcggGTCTCTGCTGACTGTCCCGTGCAGGGGCCGCTGGCGCTGGGAGGCTgcgggctgctgctgctgggctcggCGCTGGCGGCGGGCGACGAGCGGCTCTACACGGCGGTCGTGATGCCCGCGCTCCGCGTCCTCCCACCCGAGACCGCCCACGGGCTGGCCCTGCGCGCTGccgccctggggctgctgccgcCCGCGCGTCCCGACGGCCCCGCGCTGGTGCGGTTCTGGGGGGCTGGGAGACCCAGGGCCGGGGCTGGGGTGACGGGCGGGGCCGGCCGGGGGTGTGTGTGATggcggcgggggctgctggCCGGGGGCGGTGGGTGAATGGCGGGGTGACCCGGCTCGTTACCCCCGCGCATGAGGGTATCAGCGCTGCCAGCccccgcggggcccgggcgcGGGAGCCGGGTGCCGCGGGGCTGGAGCCAGGCCCTGGCTGCGGCTCCTGGTGCCGGTGCGtgacccagccctgccccgcagGAGGTGCGGGTCCTCGGGCAGCGCTTCCGCAACCCGGTGGGCCTGGCAGCCGGCTTCGACAAGCAGGGCGAGGCTGTGGACGGGCTGTACAAGATGGGGTTTGGCTTTGTGGAAGTGGGGACTGTCACACCTCGGCCCCAGGAGGGGAACCCCCCGCCCAGGGTCTTCCGGCTGGTGGAGGACGAGGCCGTCATTAACAGGTGGGGCCTGAGCAGCGGCTCTGCGGGGGGTCCCGGCTCTGGCCTCTGCTGAGGTGCCTCCTGGGTTGGAcgtgctgagcagagctgcagaaaccaTCTGTCTCCCTCGTGTTTCCCTTTGTCCTGCTTGGGGCCTGtgggctccagcccagccctgagcgCGTGCCCTGTGCAGGTTCGGGTTCAACAGCCACGGCCACGCTGCGGtggagcacaggctgcaggcGCGGCGGGAGACGCAGCGCAGGCTCACTGGCGGTGAGACAAGCTTGTACACCTTTGCTcttgggggctgcagggtgggtcTGGGGTCTTCCCAGCTGTAGGCCAGGAGAGGTGTGTAATGCCAGTGTCCAGGCACAAGAAGGCCCTGGCCAGAGTGAGGTGCATTCAAAGATCAAGAACCTCCTTGGGGCTGTAGCTTTTCCCCCTTGGGACTGTGGGCAGGTACCtttctcttgcctttttctCTGCAATGGAGACTCTGCTTGCTGTGTTGGGCAGGATGTGTCAGCTGAGACAGACAAAGCCAACAGGGCCCCAACTGGGCAGTTTCTGAAGGCAGCCTCCACcacctggccaggctggatgctGTGGTGTCGGGCAGTGGTGGGGTTGCAAGACGGTCCCACGCCCACCCCCATGGAACACGTGGGCTGCATATCCCCATCTTCATTTTTGCTGGTCCTGGGGCCTGTCTTGTCAGGTGCTCTGTCCCTTGGGTGGTGGTTGGTCCTGCTGCCCTGGTTCAGCCCTGTCTCTGTTCCAGCGGGAATGCCCCTTGGAATCAACCTGGGCAAGAACAAGAACTCTGCTGATGCTGCAGCTGACTATGTGGCTGGGGTCCAGACCCTGGGCCCTTTGGCTGACTACCTGGTTGTGAACGTGTCCAGCCCGAACACCCCCGGGCTGCGGGACCTGCAGGGCAAGGCTGAGCTGCGGGATCTGCTGACCAAGGTGGGTGACCCTCACACGCAGCCCGGACCATGCCTGTAGCACTGGCTGCACCCCATCCCCTGCAccacctgctctgctccagctgggtTTGCCTGGCACAGGGAGAGGTGTGGTGGCTCCCTGTGGTGGTGTGCAGAGCCCTGATGAGCTGCTGGTGCGAGGTTCACTGGGCACTGTATTCCAGCAAAGGACGTGTGGGCAGCAGGACATTGCCCTCTGCTCCCGTGAGGGGCAGccagccccccaccccagggagTCACCGGGGTCCTGAGCAGGTCCTGTGCCTGTCCCCTTGCTGCCCATGGTGGTGGGTGCAGACGTGTGCCCGGTGAGGGGCAGTGGGGTTGCCCCCCCCAcatgctgctctgtgccccTGTGTCCCCCCACAGGTGCTGGTGGAAAGGGACATGCTGCCCTGCGAGCACAAGCCAGCCGTGCTGGTGAAGATCGCCCCTGACCTCTCGGCACAGGACAAGCAGGACATTGCGAGTGTCGTCTGTGAGGTGAGGTGGGAAGGGGGGCTGGCAAGGGGCTGGCACAGCACggggcagcactgctgtgctcctggcaaGTCACCTCTGAAGGGACAGGTGGACTTGCAGCTCTCTGGCTGTCTCAGGGATGGTGTCCTGCGTAGCTCTGAGCCCGTGAAAGCCTGTCTGCATCACTTGGACCTCGGGGCTGGTGCAGGCAGTGACGGACAGGCAGCTGCTTTGGCCCTGGGTGTGTTGCTGGGGGCACATGCCAGGGGCTCCTGGCCTCGCAGCCTGAGGATGAGAGTagggaggctgctggggcagctgtgtCTTCATGCTGCTATCCCCTCAGCTTGGTGTGGACGGGCTGATTGTCAGCAACACCACAGTGAGCCGCCCCGGCAGCCTCCGGAGCCGGCAGCGCTCGGAGCCCGGGGGCCTCAGTGGGAAACCGCTGCGGGAGCTCTCCACGCAGACCATCAGGGAGATGTACGCCCTCACCAGAGGTAGGGGCAGAGCGGGGCTGGGCCGTGCCAGCCTCCCCAGTCCCCCCTGACCCGCGCCATCCCGCAGGCCGGGTGCCCATCATCGGGGTGGGGGGCGTGAGCAGCGGCCGCCACGCCCTGGAGAAGATCCGCGCGGGAGCCTCGCTGGTGCAGATGTACACGGCGCTGGTGTACCGCGGGCCGCCCGTGGTGGGGGCCGtgaagagggagctggaggagctgctgaggtgaGCCAGGGGGGCCTGGGCAGCCGCGCTGGTGCAGGAGCAGTGGCTGCACAGGGTCGGCACAGCCCTGACACACCATCcctgccagggagcagggctTCAAGAACGTGATGGAGGCGGTGGGAGCGGATCACCGGCCCTGAGGCGCCGCGGAGCCGCGCTCTGGCTGGGAGGAGCCGTGGCCAAGCAGGAAcggggctgggcaggctggggctgagctgaggtcctggtcccagccctgggaagggTCAGTGAGGGGtgaggctggggctgtgctgctggggagcaggcgAGTGAGCCTTGCTGCCCAGGGCTTGTTTTGGCTTTCCCGTGGGTTGGGCTCCCCAGCAGACCCAGTGCTGGGTACAGCTCTGAGGGCAAAGCCCTGTGACCTGCTCCTGTGCAATCCTTGCCCATGGAGGGCTCACCTGCCCTGCTGTCTCTGCACACAGCTGGGGGCAACCAGAGTGTGGTGGGTCCCTTCTGCCAGGGTCCCCACAGCCTGTGGTGGCTGGTGACTggtcctcctgccccacagcccctgcagcaggatctgccctccctgtcctccttccttctccagaCAGTCCTGTAACAAATGTAACAAACAGTTCAATAAATGTTTGGCTCACCTGGTCCTGTGTGCTGCTTTGGGGACGCTCCTTGGGTTGGGGGAACACAGCCCAGGTCTCTGGGATGGATCCACACAAAGCTGCCATGGTTCCACTTGCAGAGACCTGTGCTTGAGGCTGGGTCCTCCCGAGGTGCTGGGCACTGTTCCTTGGAGGTGGCTGCAGGTATTCCCTGTCACTTGTTATGGAGGGGCTGTCTTAGTTCTGTGGGTTTTGTCTTTGGGTCTTCTAGCATTGGCTGCTGCTTCACCCCAGACTCTGTGCAGTCATCTCGGGCTGCCCTTGAGCAACACACTTGGCCTGGGCACTGTGttccctctgcagcctcttGCAACCTGCCCTGTGGAGCAGGATTGCCTCACAGCACTCCACCAGACTTGTTTACAGGAATGGGGCTGCTGACGCCCCTCCCGTGGCCCTCAGTGACTCAGGGGTGTCCCCACGTGCTCCACCTGGTTTTGGGGTGGCCTCACTGCAACACCCCAGTGTAAGTAAGACGGGTGCCTGTCCCCTCTCCTCATGCTGTCCCCGGGTTGTTCTCCTGCTGGGAGGTCCTGCTGGaagcaggctctgctggcaggagcaggctgaTGTGCTCTGGCCATCCTGGCTGCCACCCACGCCCAGCTGGGCACTGGCCAGCTGCTGCGAGTTCCTGTAATGCTGGGCGAGCCCCTGCCTCTGCGCCAAACCAGCACCCGCGGGGCCAGGGGCTGCCAGGATggggctgggtgggaaggggtggGTGCCTGTGGGAGTCGCTGGCTTGGCTGCTGTTCCTGAGGGCTGGCAAGGGACACGCTGCACCCCTAAGCCTCCtgtgccccagctctgcagagagctcGCAGtgttgtcctggttttgctgggacAGATTTCTAAAATAGTTATTGTGTTCAGATAAACTAGTTTTGAGAGGCTGcggagcccagccctgggagaaCGGGAGCGCAGGCGCTGCTCCGCAGCCGCGGGGTGCGGGTTCCGCGGGTCGGGGCGGTGCAAGCGCAGCGGGCGCGAGGGGCCGGCCCCAGCTGTTCCGCGCCCTAAATGTCACCCTCACTGTATATCGGAATGTTGGGGgggatgtttattttttctgccgTGGCTGCCTTCCCCAGAGGGTCCCGCCCCCCCGAGCCCGGGCTGGCGCTGCCCTGTCCGGGCTGCTGGAGCCGCGCAGCTCGCAGCCGCGGCCCGGAGCCCAGCCTGTCTTGTGTTCGTCTGGGGATTAATATTGTTCGTTGTTATTGTTCTATGAAATCTGTTGTCATGTCAAGTCACGGgtgtccttttctttccccGACTCCCCCTCCCGGGTGGGGCTGGGTCAAACTGCCGAGGCTGCAGCCCCGGGCGCCGCGGGGGTGCCGGGTGCCCCGCGGGGGtgtcctgcagggcaggggctgcctctgctgctgccattcTCGGTGGGTGCCCAGGGCACCAGCGTCTGGCAGCCCTGCATGTTTGTAGCTGCAAAATCCCGGAAAGTCTTGGCACGCCGGCGTCCCGTGGCGGCTGGGAAGGGGTTTTCCCGTGCTCGtgctgctgggaaaggggctggctgcctgcagcgAGGTCAGGGGGTCTGGAGCACTCGGGGCTGTGGCAGGGCGAGGAAGTGCTGATAAAAGGGGTGAGGAGAAAGCCCTCGGCATCAACCACGAAGGAGGCTGCTGCGAGGAGAGGGAGCTGCGAGCATGGGGTGAGCCAGCTCGCCGTGTCCCTGCCCTGCGCGCTGCTGTGTCTGCCCTCGGCTGCCCGCTGCGGCAGGgccggggctgggctgtgcaaTGCTGAGTCCCAGCATGGCAGCCCCACgccccacagcagcaggctccAGCTCTGGACCAGGATGTGTCTGATGGGCATCCCCAGGTGCAGGGTCAGCCTTCTGACCCCCAGAGAGGGGCCTGGGGCAGAGCGTGAGCCTGGCCAGGGCTCCAGCCCTGGTGGAGCACACAGCACCGGGATCAGGGGGTGGGATCGTGGCTGAGCatgccctctcctccctgcaggcctgcagtgctgctgatcAGCGCCCTGGCCTGGACCGTGCTGGAGACTGCAGCTGCCACCGGTACTGCCCAGGGCACGGGGGCGGACGAGCCGGAGCGGCTCGGCAGGGAGGGATCCACGGTGGGTGGGAGCGTTGTCCGGGCTGGGACCTCTAGGCCAGCTGAGCATCCTCTGCCCGCAGAGCGGAGCTGTGCGAAGCCCCTGGAGATTGACCACGGCTTCGTGGAGCACCTGGTGCGGTACCGCTGCCGCCCGCACTACCGGCTGCGCGGCGCCGGGGACGGTGAGGCACGGGCTTGTCCTGGCTCAGGGGATGCCCGGGACTGCCCCAATGATGGGTGATAcagcccccccccgccctcctTGGGGCTACCCCAAGCTGCCCTGCTTGCCCAAGCCCTGGGGAGGTACGAACACCTCCTGCCTCCTGGGCTGAGGGCCCTCCCCCCACAAGGGTCCTGATGCTGGTTTCCCTCTGAAGGCACGTACAGGTGTGATGAGGATCACGAGTGGGTGAACCCTGAAGCTGGCAAGGAGGTACCTGTCTGTGAGCCAGGtgagagcagggcagcaggggcagggtggGTGGGGGCTGTGAGCTGCCCGTCCAGGCAGCCCgagggctgctggcagcaccccGGGGCAGCCAGGGGCCATGGGCAGCTGTGGCCTCAGGGGGCTCACGGGGTGCTGTCTGCCCTGGGCAGTGTGTGGGAAGCCCAAGAACCCCCCGAGGCAGCTGCAGCGCATCATtggggggctgctggctgcGAAGGGCAGCTTCCCCTGGCAGGGCCGGCTGGTGACACGCCACAACCTCACCACGGGGGCCACGCTCATCAGTGACCAGTGGCTGCTGACCACGGGCTGGAACGTGTTCCTGAACCA from Apus apus isolate bApuApu2 chromosome 11, bApuApu2.pri.cur, whole genome shotgun sequence includes the following:
- the DHODH gene encoding dihydroorotate dehydrogenase (quinone), mitochondrial, translated to MAGWLRGPLALGGCGLLLLGSALAAGDERLYTAVVMPALRVLPPETAHGLALRAAALGLLPPARPDGPALEVRVLGQRFRNPVGLAAGFDKQGEAVDGLYKMGFGFVEVGTVTPRPQEGNPPPRVFRLVEDEAVINRFGFNSHGHAAVEHRLQARRETQRRLTGAGMPLGINLGKNKNSADAAADYVAGVQTLGPLADYLVVNVSSPNTPGLRDLQGKAELRDLLTKVLVERDMLPCEHKPAVLVKIAPDLSAQDKQDIASVVCELGVDGLIVSNTTVSRPGSLRSRQRSEPGGLSGKPLRELSTQTIREMYALTRGRVPIIGVGGVSSGRHALEKIRAGASLVQMYTALVYRGPPVVGAVKRELEELLREQGFKNVMEAVGADHRP